From Salipiger profundus, a single genomic window includes:
- a CDS encoding PAS domain-containing protein, with protein sequence MTLILSDSEMGAGIASKLLGQLAERASVCAMVIDRTGRVVAINRGGLERLSATRDEVISQPWSTLWDGSHREAARAALERALSGEAVTEALPRAGETPENAHDVDIAPFEQSGQVVSLALAVTDLSRARTTENAEVMQALREAAHAISNVANVNASSARLLERISDDEAMTEIAKGLREAAGRAERTVEALSRIVVPDDG encoded by the coding sequence ATGACTCTGATTCTGAGTGACAGCGAGATGGGCGCCGGCATCGCGTCCAAGCTTCTCGGGCAACTGGCCGAGCGGGCATCGGTCTGCGCGATGGTGATTGACCGCACGGGCCGTGTCGTTGCCATCAATCGCGGCGGTCTCGAGCGTCTGTCAGCGACCCGCGACGAGGTGATCTCGCAGCCCTGGTCGACGCTCTGGGACGGGTCGCATCGCGAGGCGGCTCGCGCCGCGCTCGAGCGTGCCCTATCCGGCGAGGCTGTGACCGAGGCGCTGCCACGAGCCGGCGAGACACCCGAGAACGCCCATGATGTCGACATCGCTCCTTTCGAACAGTCCGGGCAGGTCGTTTCGCTTGCCCTTGCCGTGACTGACCTGTCACGGGCGCGCACGACCGAGAACGCCGAGGTGATGCAAGCCCTGCGCGAGGCCGCCCATGCCATCTCGAACGTGGCCAATGTGAATGCGTCCAGCGCGCGGCTTCTCGAACGGATTTCGGACGACGAGGCGATGACCGAGATTGCCAAGGGGCTCCGGGAAGCGGCGGGACGCGCGGAGCGGACGGTCGAGGCGTTGTCGCGCATCGTGGTGCCTGACGACGGGTAG
- a CDS encoding HWE histidine kinase domain-containing protein, which translates to MTSEPSRHAPGQSVDLTNCDREPIHQLGRVQSYGALLALSSDWIVQHASENLESILGIAAEDAIGAPLRGLIVSDGYERIRQNMRLLDEPGGAIRLFNVAMRANGRAFDVSVHGSGNLLIVEFEPKSGPRGRDVMSDVYPQISALKRDGDLAALAMAAARGLQELSGFDSVMVYQFQPDQSGKVIAERRKDSQSVYDGLMFPASDIPAQARKLYTRSLLRLIADVDDPGSAISPGTTLDGEPLDLSLAVTRAVSPIHIEYLKNMGVGASMSVSIMKDGELWGLFACHNHTPLYIDYERRTAFEMFAHMFSYELSRFEDELRKRAVEDTSRLQTRLMGYMADGRPMAESLLSVSEDIGSVIAHDGLVLYEDETFHATGLAPTEEEFRAIAQFLDRSIGEEVYATDRLEKVFPRARDFGGRAAGILAIPISKRPRDYLVFVRRQIEETVSWAGDPRKPVTAGPNGERLTPRKSFEVWRETVSGRSIPWAPQEMHSAERLRMILLEVFLKMTDAANDERERNQQQQQLLISELNHRVRNILNLMRGLLAQSRASTSTLEEFTANLDGRIQALGRAHDQLTAEQYEPASLTSLIECEFEAYADHKMDRVIIDGPEVFVNSKAFTTMALVLHEMATNSIKYGALCDKSGRVEVKVAEDSSGGVLIDWLERGGPPVTPPKRRGFGSMIIEGSIPHELRGDAKVCYKMTGLEAHFRLPPTAISSIRYQAEGEAAAAATQEPAAVVEADGSLGLKGQGLVLEDTLIIAMDAAGILEDLGASDVKITSSVTAAMTWLDDNNVDFAVLDVNLGDEQSLPVAERLYKAGVPIILATGYGEIEELAQTYPPCGVVQKPFSASSLETALKKAISKVPTKEG; encoded by the coding sequence ATGACTTCTGAGCCGTCCAGACACGCGCCCGGGCAGAGCGTGGACCTGACCAACTGCGACCGCGAACCCATCCACCAGCTGGGGCGGGTGCAATCCTACGGCGCGCTGCTGGCGCTCTCGTCGGACTGGATCGTCCAGCATGCCTCGGAGAATCTCGAGAGCATCCTGGGCATTGCCGCGGAGGACGCGATCGGCGCGCCACTCAGGGGGCTGATCGTCTCGGACGGATACGAACGCATCCGGCAGAACATGCGGCTGCTCGATGAGCCGGGCGGTGCGATCCGGCTCTTCAACGTCGCGATGCGCGCGAACGGGCGCGCGTTCGACGTGTCGGTGCACGGCTCGGGAAACCTGCTGATCGTCGAGTTCGAGCCGAAGTCCGGTCCGCGCGGCCGCGACGTGATGTCCGATGTCTATCCGCAGATTTCCGCGCTCAAGCGCGACGGTGATCTCGCCGCGCTGGCGATGGCGGCGGCGCGCGGCCTGCAGGAGCTTTCGGGCTTCGACAGCGTCATGGTCTACCAGTTTCAGCCGGACCAGTCCGGCAAGGTCATTGCCGAGCGGCGCAAGGATTCGCAGAGCGTCTACGACGGCCTCATGTTCCCGGCCTCGGACATCCCCGCGCAGGCCCGCAAGCTCTACACGAGGTCGCTGTTGCGGCTCATCGCCGACGTGGACGACCCCGGCAGCGCCATTTCGCCCGGCACCACGCTGGACGGAGAGCCGCTCGACCTGTCGCTGGCGGTGACCCGCGCGGTGTCGCCCATTCATATCGAGTACCTCAAGAACATGGGCGTCGGCGCCTCGATGTCGGTCTCGATCATGAAGGACGGTGAGCTCTGGGGGCTGTTTGCCTGCCACAACCACACTCCGCTCTATATCGACTACGAGCGCCGCACCGCCTTCGAGATGTTCGCGCACATGTTCTCCTACGAGCTGTCACGCTTCGAGGATGAGCTGCGCAAGCGCGCGGTCGAGGACACGAGCCGGCTTCAGACCCGGTTGATGGGCTACATGGCCGACGGTCGCCCCATGGCCGAGAGCCTGCTTTCGGTGTCCGAGGACATCGGCTCGGTCATCGCGCACGACGGGCTCGTGCTCTATGAGGACGAAACCTTTCACGCGACCGGGCTTGCCCCGACCGAAGAGGAATTCCGCGCCATTGCCCAGTTCCTCGACCGGTCGATCGGCGAAGAGGTCTACGCGACGGACCGCCTCGAGAAGGTCTTTCCCCGGGCCCGCGATTTCGGCGGTCGTGCTGCCGGGATCCTCGCCATTCCGATCTCGAAGCGGCCGCGCGACTACCTTGTCTTCGTCCGCCGCCAGATCGAGGAGACGGTGAGCTGGGCCGGTGATCCGCGCAAGCCTGTGACGGCAGGCCCGAACGGCGAGAGGCTGACACCGCGCAAGAGCTTCGAGGTCTGGCGCGAGACCGTCAGCGGTCGCAGCATCCCGTGGGCGCCGCAGGAGATGCATTCGGCCGAGCGACTGCGCATGATCCTGCTCGAGGTCTTCCTCAAGATGACCGACGCTGCGAACGACGAGCGAGAGCGCAACCAGCAGCAGCAGCAACTGCTGATCTCGGAATTGAACCACCGGGTGCGCAACATCCTCAACCTCATGCGGGGACTCCTTGCACAGTCGCGCGCCTCGACCTCGACGCTCGAGGAATTCACCGCCAATCTCGACGGGCGCATCCAGGCGCTCGGCCGCGCGCATGACCAGCTGACCGCCGAGCAATACGAGCCGGCATCGCTGACCTCGCTGATCGAATGCGAGTTCGAGGCCTACGCCGACCACAAGATGGACCGTGTGATCATCGACGGACCCGAGGTCTTCGTGAACTCGAAGGCTTTCACCACGATGGCGCTGGTGCTGCACGAGATGGCCACCAACTCGATCAAGTACGGGGCGCTCTGCGACAAGTCGGGGCGCGTCGAGGTGAAGGTTGCAGAGGACAGCAGCGGCGGTGTCCTCATCGACTGGCTCGAGCGCGGGGGCCCGCCGGTGACCCCGCCCAAGCGGCGCGGGTTCGGCAGCATGATCATCGAGGGCTCGATCCCGCATGAACTGCGCGGCGATGCCAAGGTTTGTTACAAGATGACCGGGCTCGAGGCGCATTTCCGGCTGCCGCCCACGGCGATTTCGAGCATCCGCTACCAGGCCGAGGGGGAAGCCGCCGCCGCTGCGACGCAGGAGCCGGCCGCGGTGGTCGAGGCGGACGGCTCGCTCGGGCTCAAGGGGCAGGGGCTGGTGCTCGAGGATACGCTCATCATCGCGATGGACGCGGCGGGCATCCTCGAGGATCTCGGCGCGAGCGACGTCAAGATCACCTCGTCGGTGACCGCCGCGATGACCTGGCTCGATGACAACAACGTGGATTTCGCCGTGCTCGACGTGAACCTCGGGGACGAGCAGTCGCTGCCCGTGGCGGAGCGCCTCTACAAGGCGGGTGTGCCGATCATCCTCGCCACCGGCTACGGCGAGATCGAGGAATTGGCCCAGACCTATCCACCCTGTGGCGTGGTGCAGAAACCGTTCTCGGCAAGCTCTCTCGAAACCGCGCTGAAAAAGGCGATATCAAAGGTTCCGACCAAGGAAGGTTGA